In the Paramisgurnus dabryanus chromosome 5, PD_genome_1.1, whole genome shotgun sequence genome, one interval contains:
- the LOC135732349 gene encoding tetraspanin-9, whose protein sequence is MSCLKCLKYTMCVVNFIFFICGAAIFGLGTYLMTTSRFASLLPSLQAMNIANSLFIIGIIITCVSFLGFLGALKENRCLLISFFILLFLLMLAELAMACVLLVFEGEVDKFIEKDLKKGLNGSLTNRQQNKTTEDDWDTVHKTFQCCGIYNYTDWKTWVPDSCCKDDPCYKNVTTRYWPQGCYKKLKETFESNLLNTGIGVIVVCIIEVLGMCFSMTLFCHISRTGLQYK, encoded by the exons ATGTCCTGCCTCAAGTGTCTGAAGTACACCATGTGTGTGGTGAACTTCATCTTTTTT ATCTGTGGTGCTGCCATCTTTGGATTGGGCACCTATTTGATGACAACCTCTAGGTTTGCATCTCTCCTTCCAAGCTTACAAGCTATGAATATAGCAAACAGTCTCTTCATCATAGGAATCATTATTACCTGTGTCTCCTTCCTGGGCTTTCTTGGAGCCCTGAAGGAAAACCGTTGCCTGCTAATATCT TTCTTCATTTTGCTGTTCCTTCTAATGCTGGCAGAGTTGGCTATGGCATGCGTTCTTCTAGTATTTGAGGGAGAG GTTGATAAATTCATTGAAAAAGATCTTAAAAAAGGTTTAAATGGATCATTAACCAACAgacaacaaaataaaaccaCTGAAGATGACTGGGACACTGTCCATAAAACA TTTCAGTGCTGTGGGATCTACAACTATACAGATTGGAAGACATGGGTACCAGACTCTTGCTGCAAGGACGATCCCTGTTACAAAAATGTTACAACCAGATACTGGCCCCAG gGATGTTACAAAAAGCTAAAGGAAACATTTGAAAGTAACCTCTTGAACACAGGGATTGGCGTCATTGTTGTCTGCATTATTGAG GTCTTGGGAATGTGTTTCTCCATGACCCTGTTTTGCCACATCAGTCGTACCGGGTTACAATACAAGTGA